From the Coffea eugenioides isolate CCC68of chromosome 1, Ceug_1.0, whole genome shotgun sequence genome, the window AGTAGTGGATGAAATTAATGTACTAGTACTACGTTGCTGCAGGTGAAAACTGCTTACAAGTCCAAGGTCTGGGACACTCATCCTGATCGCTTTCCTCCTCATCTCAAATCCAAAGCTGAGCATCGTTTTAAGTTGGTAACACTACTACTAACTGCTCTTGCCTAGTGCTAGTAAATACCCAGTactgcttttcttttctttctttttttttttttggtgtctgTCAAGGTTTGCAGCTTTTTCCCGAGACTTGCTATCCCATCGTATGAGCTTTCCCCTGTAGCAGCTAGTTCTTATACCGTCTCCTTAATTTCTCCCCCCCTCCAAATGCAGATATCAGAAGCTTATGCTTGCCTTCGATCTGGtatttcccctttttctttacttttttattcTCTGTCTTTGCTTTCCGGATATACCTATTCCTATCTTTTCATCCACTCTCTCTGATtagttttttggattatttccATTTTACAGTTTTACACATTTCTCTTGCAAAATCTCGTGCTATGTAAATAAGGAGATTTTAGCTGACACATAAGATGGACATTGAACCCAAGGGTTCTAGATTCATCTTTAAGTACCTGCTCCTAGCCTCAAGTCTCTATTTGCTTACCTGGTCAATAATCCGAAGCGCTGTCTAAATTTCCAGTATTCATGACTCTATTTGGTTGTCTGTACTtagttttgctctttcttgcgTTTCTAATGCAAACTTCTGCTGCTCTTTCAAGTTTGACCTGTGACAACCAAGATTTCATTTGAATTCTCTTTTCTActtaaattttgataatttcctAAAAAGTACCACTACATGTTTGGGTTTAGAATATGGAAAGGTGGAATGTGTAATTTACCAAACATAATTATAAACTGCTCTGCCCCTAGTGTAGAACTATTTGTTCACTAAAGGCTGATAAAACCAAGGATGTGGATCATCCTAACCGACTAGGATCTGATATCTTGTACTAATAATGTGTCAATGCTTCAATCACTAGCCAGAAATTTCGAGCCCTTGTTATTCACAGTTCACCAAAACTTTGCAGATCCTAATATAATTTCCATAATTATGCTGGACAAAATGGTTCCTTTGGGTGTTACCTCTTGAAAAGCCATATTCTGCTTGTTGAGCTGCTTTTGTCATGATCTGTGCTAAATTGAGGTGTGGGGATATCTGGGGTACACAAACAACTATTGACGCCACAACTTGACTGCATTATTGGATTGAATATATTAATCTCTAGAACTCTGAGTCGGTGAGAATATGAGATATTTCGCTCCCACGGGATTTGCAGGTGGTAAACAAGAAAATTTACACAAGGGTAACATGTTGGCCATTGAATGAATTGTGTAAGACTTTTTCTCTCCCACTTGTTATTTATCTGGTAAATGTATTCTCATCCATGATCAGCATCATATTCAAAAGTTGTGAGAAGTGGAGTTCCAAGAGCATGTGGCAGTGGGGGGCATCGCGCTCTGATTGCTGCTCCCTTCCTCCTTATTGTTCTGAGCACTGTTGCTTTTGGAGGATCAATTGTTACCAGGTTATCAGAATCTAATGATAAAGATCTTCATTAGTTAATTAAATTACTGAGTTGGTCTAAGTGGTTATATACTTTGTTATGATATGCATCAGGTCTTACAAACGACAAAAGGAGGCTTATCCTTCTCATAACCCTTTTCTGCCTTGATCATAACCACCAGGCAGACCATCTCGTTTTAGCAGTGTATGGGTTCTTGTCCAAAACTTTTACATGTTAGAAGTTCATTTTCTGCTGTCTTTGCAATTCTAAGGTGTTGGTGCAAACCAACCATATACTTGGTTGTCATTGTCTTCAGTTGAATAGGGATACAATCTTCTGACAAATTAATGCTCTCAATAGGATTCATTATTGCAAAATTTGAGCCTGAAAAACTACTTTATACCTAAGACTAATAAGGGCCATTTGACAACTATTTGGTGTTTtggcccctttttttttcatttggaaAATCTGAAATCTTGATAGTGATTTTATCAAggaatataaaaataaaaaaggaaggTGGTATCTACACTATTACCTGACCTTTTGTATGTGTATCTGAAAATCCAGAGTTCGACCAATTAGTTGCTGTCTTctattccttcattttttcacATTTAGGATTATCTCGTCGGTCTTAATTGGAATGTATTTGCTGTTGTTGCCCTTCATAATTGTTGAAAGCAACCGAAGAGATTGATGGTTTGTGCTCAAGAATTCATACTCGGTGCCTTATGTTCTTTTGGTGTGTTCCACGCAGCTTGTGTGGGTTGGGCAGTTTGTTTCTCCGTTTTTCAGTCAATTTCCATAGCCTTCAACAATTTTGTTTGAACCAGTGCACTGAAGTAGCTGGGAATGTTTAAGGTGTTTGTTATTAGAGGGCATGTTGTGCTGTAAGAGTAATTCATTCTTGTGTGGGATTTAAGAGAACATTTTGATCTGGGGTTAGACCTCTATTCATTGTTTGGCCTTTTCAGTTTAATTGTTCTGCGAGATTTTTGGTTCACACATTCTTTTGGCTGTGGATGATGTCATGCAATGAATAACTGACATATATATTtaccaagttttttttttttcacttgcaaTATTAATCATCTAGAGTGGAAGATCTTGGCTGTGTGATGTTGGCCCGGAGATATGGCGGATCGAGATAAGGTGAAAATTATGCTGATCAAGAACAGGAGTCTAGCAAATTAAAATAAGTTGTGGACGAGCCAGCAAGGGTGATAAAGGAGATCCTTTGGGATATTAGAAGCATTGTTGTTGGTTGGAGACCACTAACCAGGCAACTGGAAACATCTAGACTTAGTTTTAGAGCTAGGTGTTTCCTTAGGCTGTGGCTGATCCTCTCTAATGTGCATAAGTAAATAGTTAGCAtacttgttttaaaaaaaaaacttgtttcaATTAGTTTTAGGGGTCTCCAAGTTCAATTGTTAACCATGTCACATATTTTAGTGTCGCGATGAAATAATGATGCATGTTGACATGAAGGTGATCGTAATGCATGAGGAAAATCACGTGGTTACAATATATACCatgtgatatttttgaaaccTTAGGGGTGTTAGGTGATATTAGGAAAAATCTTAAGGAAGGTATCTGATATTATCCCAAAATAATAATCCTACCTAAGCATTTTTTGTGTTGTACAAACTAGGGCTGCACATGAGTAGAGCCGATCATGAGCATCTCAAGTTATAACTCAATTCGAGCAGCTCAAGTCAAAGTTCAATTCGACTTCAAGTTAATCaagtcgaactcgagttcgaatttGAGTTCAAAGATATTTAATTTGTTAGCTCACGAGTCGATttgattttatatattttcatttttattttttattttaaagtgaaattatatatataatattttattatttgtttagaaaaattatcattttatttacttttaaaaaattaaataactatttttttttatttttttaaaactcgAACTCGGCTCGAATATGAGTCGATCTCGAACTTTACATTGAGAACTCTTCAAGCTTGAATTCGAGATCGAACTTGATAAGATTAACTTGAGACTTGACTCGATTCGTTTGAAATCCTAGTACAAACGAATGACTGCAGTCCTAGTACCTAGTAGTCTGGCTTACAGGAGTAGAAAAGTTTGTTGAGATGGTTCTCACAGCATGTGGTAATTCCTAAGTCAACGAAACAAAGTCTTATATTGAGAGGAAGCAGCGGTAAATTGGCAAATTAAGATATGCCCAAGAAAGGACAAGAGTACTTGCGTTGCGATTATGCGTTTCTTAAAGAAGCGGACAAAATGGTTGTGCACTGTAGTAACGCTTGAAATTAGCAACAGGCAATAATAGAGAGAGGACATCGGTTATGTAAGGACATAAGTTTTATGATGGCTAGATTCCGGTGGGGGGAAGAGAATGGCAGGAGCAAGATGCATTGGTGGTGCTCCTAGAATAAGCTTACTAAGGACAAGATTAGAGGGGGATTGGAATTCGGGGACCTACAGGATTTTAATAAGGCACTTTCGACAAAGCAAATTTGGAGACTAGTATCATGCCCCAATCTGTTGGTAAGCAGGATTATGAAGGCCAAGTATTATCCAGACAGCTCAATATTCCAATGCAAAGTGAATCAAACAGCCTTCTGGATCTGAAAAAGCCTGACAAGTGTAAGAGAGGAAGTAGGGAAAAGCACTTGGAGAAGAATAGGGAATGGCGAGCACTTGAATCTGGAAAGACGGATTCCTAACAATAAAGATGGGAAACCAACAACCAGCAAGCCTTAGAACTGCAGATTACAAAAAGTGGAGGTGCTGATAACTAATTTCAAATTGAATAAACATCTGATTTTTAGAACCTTCAATGGAAAGGATGCTGCAGAAATTTTGAAGATTCCAATTAGCCTAGCAGGAAGAGAAGACTGCAATTTCTGGACTAAGAACAATAATGGTCAATATTTTGTCAAGTCAGCTTACAAGGCTTTGAGTAAAGGAAAGGAAATAACGCAGAGGGAACTCAGATGGCAAGGGGAATCAAGCATCACTGGACAAAGAGATAAGGAGTGGAAGCAGAAGTGGAGACTGAACATTAAGAGCAAATTAGAGACCTTCATGTGGAAGTGTTTGAACAAAGCTCCCCTAGTGAATGAACTGATATATTGTGGGATCAGAATGGGGNNNNNNNNNNNNNNNNNNNNNNNNNNNNNNNNNNNNNNNNNNNNNNNNNNNNNNNNNNNNNNNNNNNNNNNNNNNNNNNNNNNNNNNNNNNNNNNNNNNNNNNNNNNNNNNNNNNNNNNNNNNNNNNNNNNNNNNNNNNNNNNNNNNNNNNNNNNNNNNNNNNNNNNNNNNNNNNNNNNNNNNNNNNNNNNNNNNNNNNNNNNNNNNNNNNNNNNNNNNNNNNNNNNNNNNNNNNNNNNNNNNNNNNNNNNNNNNNNNNNNNNNNNNNNNNNNNNNNNNNNNNNNNNNNNNNNNNNNNNNNNNNNNNNNNNNNNNNNNNNNNNNNNNNNNNNNNNNNNNNNNNNNNNNNNNNNNNNNNNNNNNNNNNNNNNNNNNNNNNNNNNNNNNNNNNNNNNNNNNNNNNNNNNNNNNNNNNNNNNNNNNNNNNNNNNNNNNNNNNNNNNNNNNNNNNNNNNNNNNNNNNNNNNNNNNNNNNNNNNNNNNNNNNNNNNNNNNNNNNNNNNNNNNNN encodes:
- the LOC113776983 gene encoding dnaJ homolog subfamily B member 6-like isoform X2, with amino-acid sequence MEGEEAKLLLGFPPHSHPSPSQVKTAYKSKVWDTHPDRFPPHLKSKAEHRFKLISEAYACLRSASYSKVVRSGVPRACGSGGHRALIAAPFLLIVLSTVAFGGSIVTRSYKRQKEAYPSHNPFLP
- the LOC113776983 gene encoding dnaJ homolog subfamily B member 6-like isoform X1, whose amino-acid sequence is MEGEEAKLLLGFPPHSHPSPSQVKTAYKSKVWDTHPDRFPPHLKSKAEHRFKLISEAYACLRSGGKQENLHKASYSKVVRSGVPRACGSGGHRALIAAPFLLIVLSTVAFGGSIVTRSYKRQKEAYPSHNPFLP